From Cotesia glomerata isolate CgM1 linkage group LG2, MPM_Cglom_v2.3, whole genome shotgun sequence, a single genomic window includes:
- the LOC123259108 gene encoding glycine receptor subunit alpha-4 isoform X1 produces the protein MTRYYLMIICCLYTLVDMGSLHFSEKICEPVLSTEVEGWHIKVNSLTSRTIRLSARKRGYRFFPKIQRGVEVEDYGRKEASLSLRDILPLNPKQYDKHRAPKFYGQPTMVYFHVTVLSLDSINEESMTYVADIFLAQSWRDSRLRLPENMSEEYRILDVDWLHNIWRPDCFFKNAKKVTFHEMSIPNHYLWLYHDKTLLYMSKLTLVLSCAMKFESYPHDTQICSMMIESLSHTTQDLVFIWNMTDPLVVNPDIELPQLDISNNYTTDCTIEYSTGNFTCIQIVFNLRRRLGYHLFHTYIPSALIVVMSWIAFWIKPEAIPARVTLGVTSLLTLATQNTQSQQSLPPVSYVKAIDIWMSSCSVFVFLSLMEFAVVNNYMGPVATKAMKGYSDEDLRESIDEFKTPMRPESRNRSPVRPLSVQYDTCCHGRATAILIDKFSRFFFPFSFAILNVVYWSTFL, from the exons ATGACGAGGTACTACCTGATGATAATTTGCTGTCTCTACACCCTCGTCGATATGGGATCTCTACATTTTTC CGAGAAAATATGCGAACCGGTACTTTCAACGGAGGTAGAGGGCTGGCATATTAAAGTCAATAGTCTAACGTCTCGCACGATTCGACTGTCCGCAAGAAAACGCGGGTACAGATTTTTTCCCAAGATCCAAAG GGGAGTGGAAGTAGAAGACTACGGCAGAAAAGAGGCCTCCCTATCGCTCAGAGACATTCTTCCTTTGAATCCAAAGCAATATGACAAGCACAGGGCGCCAAAGTTCTATGGGCAACCCACCATGGTCTACTTTCACGTCACTGTTCTCAGTCTCGATTCAATAAATGAGGAATCGATG ACATATGTAGCAGACATATTCTTAGCTCAAAGCTGGCGCGATTCAAGGCTAAGGTTACCGGAGAATATGTCCGAAGAATACAGGATACTGGACGTCGATTGGCTCCACAACATATGGCGTCCTGACTGCTTCTTCAAAAACGcaaaaaaagttacttttCACGAGATGTCGATACCAAATCACTATCTCTGGCTTTATCATGACAAGACTTTGCTCTACATgtccaa gCTAACACTGGTTCTCTCATGCGCAATGAAATTTGAATCTTATCCTCATGACACTCAGATTTGTTCGATGATGATAGAGAGCC TATCGCACACGACGCAGGATTTAGTTTTCATCTGGAACATGACAGATCCACTGGTTGTGAATCCTGACATAGAACTGCCGCAATTGgacatttcaaataattatacaaCCGACTGCACAATCGAATATTCAACCGGCAATTTTACTTGCATTCAAATAGTATTCAATCTGCGACGTAGACTTGGTTATCATCTATTCCACACGTACATACCCTCTGCGCTAATTGTCGTCATGTCCTGGATCGCCTTCTGGATAAAGCCTGAAGCAATTCCTGCAAGGGTTACTCTAGGAGTTACCTCCCTTCTCACTTTAG CAACTCAAAATACACAGTCCCAGCAATCATTGCCACCAGTCTCATACGTAAAAGCCATCGATATATGGATGTCGTCATGCAGCGTCTTCGTATTTCTCTCTTTGATGGAATTCGCTGTcgtaaataattacatggGTCCTGTTGCCACCAAAGCAATGAAAGGATACTCTGATGAAGACCTTAGAGAATCAATAGATGAATTTAAG ACTCCAATGAGGCCAGAATCGAGAAATCGGAGTCCAGTGAGGCCACTTAGCGTCCAGTACGACACTTGCTGTCACGGAAGAGCAACGGCCATcctaatagataaattttcccgattttttttccCCTTTTCCTTCGCCATTCTCAACGTTGTCTACTGGAGTACTTTCCTCtaa
- the LOC123259108 gene encoding glycine receptor subunit alpha-2 isoform X2 encodes MTRYYLMIICCLYTLVDMGSLHFSGVEVEDYGRKEASLSLRDILPLNPKQYDKHRAPKFYGQPTMVYFHVTVLSLDSINEESMTYVADIFLAQSWRDSRLRLPENMSEEYRILDVDWLHNIWRPDCFFKNAKKVTFHEMSIPNHYLWLYHDKTLLYMSKLTLVLSCAMKFESYPHDTQICSMMIESLSHTTQDLVFIWNMTDPLVVNPDIELPQLDISNNYTTDCTIEYSTGNFTCIQIVFNLRRRLGYHLFHTYIPSALIVVMSWIAFWIKPEAIPARVTLGVTSLLTLATQNTQSQQSLPPVSYVKAIDIWMSSCSVFVFLSLMEFAVVNNYMGPVATKAMKGYSDEDLRESIDEFKTPMRPESRNRSPVRPLSVQYDTCCHGRATAILIDKFSRFFFPFSFAILNVVYWSTFL; translated from the exons ATGACGAGGTACTACCTGATGATAATTTGCTGTCTCTACACCCTCGTCGATATGGGATCTCTACATTTTTC GGGAGTGGAAGTAGAAGACTACGGCAGAAAAGAGGCCTCCCTATCGCTCAGAGACATTCTTCCTTTGAATCCAAAGCAATATGACAAGCACAGGGCGCCAAAGTTCTATGGGCAACCCACCATGGTCTACTTTCACGTCACTGTTCTCAGTCTCGATTCAATAAATGAGGAATCGATG ACATATGTAGCAGACATATTCTTAGCTCAAAGCTGGCGCGATTCAAGGCTAAGGTTACCGGAGAATATGTCCGAAGAATACAGGATACTGGACGTCGATTGGCTCCACAACATATGGCGTCCTGACTGCTTCTTCAAAAACGcaaaaaaagttacttttCACGAGATGTCGATACCAAATCACTATCTCTGGCTTTATCATGACAAGACTTTGCTCTACATgtccaa gCTAACACTGGTTCTCTCATGCGCAATGAAATTTGAATCTTATCCTCATGACACTCAGATTTGTTCGATGATGATAGAGAGCC TATCGCACACGACGCAGGATTTAGTTTTCATCTGGAACATGACAGATCCACTGGTTGTGAATCCTGACATAGAACTGCCGCAATTGgacatttcaaataattatacaaCCGACTGCACAATCGAATATTCAACCGGCAATTTTACTTGCATTCAAATAGTATTCAATCTGCGACGTAGACTTGGTTATCATCTATTCCACACGTACATACCCTCTGCGCTAATTGTCGTCATGTCCTGGATCGCCTTCTGGATAAAGCCTGAAGCAATTCCTGCAAGGGTTACTCTAGGAGTTACCTCCCTTCTCACTTTAG CAACTCAAAATACACAGTCCCAGCAATCATTGCCACCAGTCTCATACGTAAAAGCCATCGATATATGGATGTCGTCATGCAGCGTCTTCGTATTTCTCTCTTTGATGGAATTCGCTGTcgtaaataattacatggGTCCTGTTGCCACCAAAGCAATGAAAGGATACTCTGATGAAGACCTTAGAGAATCAATAGATGAATTTAAG ACTCCAATGAGGCCAGAATCGAGAAATCGGAGTCCAGTGAGGCCACTTAGCGTCCAGTACGACACTTGCTGTCACGGAAGAGCAACGGCCATcctaatagataaattttcccgattttttttccCCTTTTCCTTCGCCATTCTCAACGTTGTCTACTGGAGTACTTTCCTCtaa